The segment GGTCGTACGTCATCGGATCCGCGTTCGGATCATAGTAGAGCGTCGTCGCCGGCAGCAGCGACTTCGCGACCGTGGCGAGGCCGAAATATACGTTCTTCGCCACGGCCTCCCGGTCGATTGCGTGCGCCAGGGCGGCCCGCACGTTCACCTCGTCGAGCGGCTTGATGGTCTCGTTCAGGGTGTAGCGCAGGACGGCGGTGCCGTCCACGGCGTAGACCTTCTGGCCCACCCCTCGGATCTGCTTGACCTGGTTCGGCGGTACGAAGTCGATGAGGTCGACCTGGCCGGACTGCAGCTGCAGCACCCGGGTGTTGTCGTCGCCGACGACCCGCATGACGATCCGATCGATCGTGGGCTTCCCCGGCTGCCAGTAGTTCTGGTTCTTGACGAGCGTGAGCTGGGAGCCTTTCTGCCAGCTCTCCAGCGCGAACGCGCCGGTCCCGAGCGGGTGCTGGGTCATGGCCTGCCCGTACTTATCGTAGTTCGCCTTGGAGTAGATGCTCGCGGCGAACGTCGAGAGCGCGGCCAGCAGCGGCGCGAACGGCTCCGACATGTGCAGCGCGATCGTCCTGTCGTCGACCTTGGTGACGGACTTTACCGGGGAGAAGAGGAAGCCCCATTCGCTCTTTTGGTCGATTGCTCGCGTGAGCGACAGCACGACATCGTCTGCCGTGAGCGGCGTCCCGTCGGAGAACTTCACGCCCTGTCGCAGCGTGAACGTCGCGGTGAGCCCGTCGGGGGACATCTTCCAGGACGTCGCGAGCTCCGGCTGCACGTCCCTGTTCGAGGGCGCGAGTTTCACGAGGCGGTCGTACACGACCATCTGCGTGAAGATCGAGGGATCATCCCCGGTCGGGTACGGGTCCCAGGTCAGCATGTCCGCGTTTCGCGCCATCGTGAGTGTCGCCACCGGAGCGCCGGCCGACGGCCGCGGGAGCAACATGGTGACCGGGACCAGCAGTGCCATCGTCACGAGCAAGCTGACCGCGCGCAGTGCCGTCAAGCGAATCCGCGTTCTCGGCCGACTTCCGACCATCGAATCTCCCCTCCCTCTGGTCGGCCCCGGGCCGGGGCCGCGTCCGTGTGGCTGTTCCCACTGATTAGGTCATACCGGGGCAAGTCCTGCTCGAGATCCGGCAATTGCGCGTCCAGCTGTCCGGCGGCGATGTAACGGGGATCGCAGCGCCGTGCGGTTTGGGTGGAACGGGCCCGACGGGCTTACTCCCGCTCCAGTTCGAACTCCTGGTGCAGCGCCTGGACGGCCCGCTCGACGTCCGCGGCCCGGATTACGCAGGACACCTTGATCTCCGAGGTGGCGATGAGCTCGATGTTGATGCCGGCGGCGGCGAGCGCGCCGAACATCCGCGCCGCGACGCCCGGGTTGCTGATCATGCCGGCGCCGACGGCGCTGACCATGGCCACCTGGTCGTCCGCCAGCACCTCCGCGGCGCCGACCTCGGCGGCCACGGCGCGCACGGCCTCGACCGCGGCGATCATGTCGGATGCGCCGACCGTGAACGAGATGTCGGCCCGCTCACTCCGCGGCACGCTCTGGATGATCATGTTCACGTTGACGTGGCGCGCGGCGACGGCGCGGAAGATCGTATGCGCGGCCCCGGGCCGGTCGCCGACGCCGGTTGCGGTGATCTTCGCGACCTTCCGATCGTGCGTGATGCCCGTGACCACTCGGCGGCGTTCCATCGAGCCGTCCGTCACCATGGTTCCCTCCCGATCCACGAAACTGCTGCGCACCTCGAGCGGCACCCGATACTGTTTTGCCAGCTCCGCCGCCCGCGTCTGGAGAACCAGTGCTCCGGAGCTGGCCATCTCGAGCATCTCGTCGTACGAGATCTCCCGAAGCTTTCGCGCGTCCGGGACGACACGCGGGTCGGCCGTGAACACGCCCTCGACGTCCGTGTAGATCTGGCACAGGTCCGCGCCGAGCGCCGACGCGAGCGCGACGGCGGTCGTGTCGGAGCCGCCCCGTCCGAGCGTCGTGATCTCCGCGTCGTCCGTGATCCCCTGAAACCCCGCCACGATGACGATTCGGTCCGCGGCCAGCTCCTGGTCGATGCGGCGGCGGTCTACGTCGACGATGCGCGCGCGCGTGTGCACCCGCTCGGTGCGGATGCGCGCCTGCCCTCCCGTCAAGGAGATCGCCTCCCGACCCTGGGCGTGAATGGCCATGGCGAGCAGGGCGATGGACACTTGCTCTCCCGTTGCCAGGAGCATGTCCATCTCGCGGGCCGGCGGGCGGTCGGTGATCCGGCGCGCCATCTCGACGAGGTCGTCGGTCATGTCCCCGGGCGCCGAGACGACCACCACCACGCGATGTCCCGCCGCCTGGGTCGCCACGACCCGTCGCGCCACGTGGTTTACGCGGTCCGCGTCCGCGACGGAGGTGCCGCCGAATTTCTGGACGATCAACCCCACCTGGATCCCCCCGCCCGTACGTCCGCCGGCCGGTCGCCGGCCCTGCGCGGTCCCGCCTCGCCTCGTTCCCGACGCACACGCCTACGCCCGCGTTTCAACGACGGCGCCCTCGGTGTCGATTTGAAGATCCAGCGTTCGGCACCGTACGCCCGCGGCCCCGAACGCCTCGGCCATGGCCGGGCCGACGCCCGGCGGCCCGCCAAACGCAAGGACCGTCGGTCCCGACCCGCTCAAGGCCACCCCGTTCGCGCCGGCCCGGCGTGCCGCGGCGAACACTTCCGTCAGCCCCGGGATGAGGGCCGCGCGGTAGGGTTGGTGCAGCCGGTCCTCCGTCGCGTCGCCGAGCAGATCGGGCCGCCCGCCGCTCAGCGCCGCGACCAGCAGGGCCGTTCTCGTGACGTTGAACACGGCGTCGTCGAACGGCACGCGCGACGGCAGCAGGCGTCGCGCTTCGCCGGTCGAGACCGCAAAGTCGGGCACCGCCGCGACGACGGACAGCGGCGGCGGGGCGAGACGCATCGCGCGCACGCCGGACGGGGTCCCGGCGCAGACCACGAGGCCTCCGAGCAGCGCCGCCGCCACGTTGTCCGGGTGTCCCTCGATCTCCGTCGCGAGATCGAGCAGCGCCTGCCGGTCCAGCGGGTCGCCGAGCAGCGCGTTGGCCGCCAGGGCACCGCCGACGATCGCCGCGGCGCTGCTTCCCAACCCCCGGGCCAGGGGGATCCGGTTGTGCTGGCGGATGCCGAACGCCCGGGGCGCCGTCGTTCCACGCGCGCGTCCGGCGCGATCCACGACGGCGGTCGCCGCGCGGTGCGCGAGGTGCGACGCGTTCCGCGGAAGCGTCTCTCGGCCTTCGCCCTCCACGTCGATCAAGGGCGCGTCGGCAGCCCACAGCTCCAGCGTGTTGTGGAGGCGCAGGGCGAGCCCGACCGCGTCGAAACCAGGACCGAGGTTCGCGGAGGTCGCCGGCACGCGGACCGTAATCATCGCGCGGCGAGCGCCGCCTCGACGAGGTGCTCGAGGGCCTCCATCGTGGCCGGCACCGGCTCGGGGCGGCGCTCGGTGCGCAGCACGGCCTCCGGGTCCTTGAGGCCGTGGCCGGTCAGGACGCTGACGATGACGAGGCCGGCGGGCAGGCGCCCCTGGCGCGCGCGCTTCAGCAGCCCCGCGATCGGGGCTGCGGACGACGGCTCGACGAAGAGGCCTTCCTCGCGCGCGAGCAGCGTGCGCGCGGTGAGCAGTTCCTCGTCGGTCACCGCCTCGAAGGCGCCGCCGGACTCGCGGACGGCCGTCTTGGCGCCGTCCCACGACGCGGGACGCCCGATCCGAATCGCGGAGGCGACCGTCTCCGGATGCTCGACCGGGCGGCCCAGTACGAACGGTGCCGCGCCGGCGGCCTGGAATCCCCACATGCGCGGCCGCGACGCGATCCGGCCGGCGCCGTGATACTCCGTGAACCCGCGCCAGTACGCAGTGATGTTGCCCGCGTTCCCCACGGGAATCGCGAGCACGTCGGGCGCGCGGCCCAGCGCGTCGCAGACCTCGAACGCGCCGGTCTTCTGGCCCTCGATCCGGTACGGGTTCACCGAATTGACCAGCGTGAGCCGGAACCGCGGCGCCCCCTCGCGGACGATCCCGAGCGCGTCGTCGAACGAACCTTCGATCGGCACGACGCGCGCGCCGTGGGCCAGCGCCTGCACGATCTTGCCGAGCGCCACGCCGCCGGCCGGGACGACGACGAAGCACAGCAGTCCGGCGCGCGCCGCGTAGGCCGCCGCCGACGCCGAGGTGTTGCCGGTGCTCGCGCACACGACGGCGCGACTCCCCTCCTCGACCGCCTTGGAGATCGCCATCGTCATCCCGCGGTCCTTGAAGGAGCCGGTGGGGTTCGTGCCCTCGTACTTGAGATACAGCGTCACATCCGGGAGATGGCGCGCCAACCGGTCCGCGCGCACCAGCGGCGTGCCGCCCTCGAGCAGGGTCACGACCGGGGTGCCGGCCGTCACGGAGAGATACGGCCGGTATTCCTCGATCACGCCGCGCCAGCGCTGCGGCGCGCCGGCCCGCCCGGGCGCCGAGGCGTCCACGCCTACACCTCGCCTACGACGCGGATCGCGCTCCGGACGCTGTGGAGGACGTCCAGTTCTCCGAGCCGGGACAGGACGCGGCGCATCTGCGTCTCGAGCGCGGTATGCGTCACCATGATGATTTCCGCCGCATGCCCGCGGCTCTTCTGGACGATCGACGCGATGCTCACGCCCTCCTCGCCGAAGATCGTCGCGATCCGGGCGAACACGCCGGGGCGATCGGTGACCTGCATCAGCAGATAGAAGGGGGATGCGGTCTCCTCGATCGGCCGGATCGGTCGGGAGGTGAGCGCGCTCCACCCGACGCGGCCGTGCGCACCCGCGGAGCGGTTCCGCGCCACGTCGATCAGGTCGGCCACGACCGCGCTCGCCGTCGGGTCTCCGCCGGCGCCGCGACCGACCGTCATCACCTCGCCCGCGAAGTCGCCGCGCACGAACAGGGCGTTGAGCTCGTTGCGGATCGCGGCGAGCGGGTGACCGAGCGGCAGGAACGCCGGGTGCACGTGGGCTTCTACGCGGCCGTCGTAGTCGCGGGCAATGGCGAGCAGTTTGACGGCGAACCCCAGCTCGCGGGCGAACGCGATGTCCTGGGTCGTGACGCGACGGATCCCCTCGCGGTAGACATCGTCGGCCCGCACGGGCGTGTGGAACGCGATCGTCGCCAAGATCGCGAGCTTCGCCGCGGCGTCGTGGCCGTCCACATCGTCGGACGGGTCGGCCTCGGCAAAGCCGCGGCGCTGCGCGTCTTCGAGCGCGCGGTCGAACTCCCATCCCTCGTCGGCCATCTTCGTCAGGATGTAGTTCGTCGTGCCGTTCAAGATGCCCCACAGCTCGCTGACCCGGTTCGCGGCGAGCGATTCCTTGAGCGGCTGGATCACCGGCAGCCCGGCGCCCACGCTCGCCTCAAGCCGGAGGTCGACGCCGGCACGGGCCGCCGCCCCGAACAGCTCCGGTCCGTGGCGGGCGATCAGCTGTTTGTTGGCGGTCACGACGCTCTTCCCGCGTTCGATCGCATCGAGCAGCAGCGCGCGCGCAGGCTCGATGCCACCCATCACCTCGGCGACGCAGTCCACCCGCGCGTCGGCGACGACGTCCGCCGCGTTCCCGGTGAGGACGCCCGGGTCGAACACGATCCCGCGGCTCTTCTCAGGGTGGGCGACGGCGATGCGGACGACGCGGAGCGTCAGCCCCGTGCGCCGCCGGATCTCCTCGCCGTTGGTGCGAAGGAGGCGCACCACCGCCGCCCCGACCGTGCCGCAGCCGAGGAGGCCGATGCGGAGTTCGTCTGCGGCGGGGCGGCGCGGCGTCACCCCAGGACCCCCATGTCCGTCAGGCCGCGGCTGAGCCGCCGTCGCTCGTCGTCCGTGAGCGGGAGGGCCGGCGGCCGGGTGGTCGCATGCGGAATCAGGCCGGCCATGACCATCGCTTCTTTGACGATGACGAACGCCGGCGCGTCCTCGCCGTAGACGGTGGGGATCGGCGCCAGCGTCCTGGCGTCCTCCGCAGCATCGGTCAGGCGGCCTGCCGCCGCGGCAGCGTAGACCCGGACGAATGCGTCGGGGAAGAAGTTGGCCGACCCCGGCACGCACCCGTCGCCCCCGATCAGCATCGTGTTGAGCAGGTGGTAGTCCATCCCGCACAGCACCGTGAAATCGGGGCGCACGGCGCGCGCGAGCGTGAGCGTTTCCTGGATGTGGGCGATGCTGTCCACCGTGTCCTTTATGCCCGCGATGTTGGGGCGGTCGGCCACGAGACGCGCGACCAGCTTTGGCGGGATGTTCCGTCCGGTGAGCGCCGGGAAGTTGTAGATGTAGACCGGAAGCGAGGTCCCCACGGAGAGCAGCCTGAAGTGTTCGTAGATCGAGCGATCCGGCGGGACCCAATAGTATGGAAGGACCGCCACGACTCCGCGTGCGCCGATTTCCTCCGCGTGTTCGGCGTACGCGATCGCCTCATCGGTCCACGGACTGCTCACGCCGATCAGCACCGGCACGCGGCCGCCCGCGGTGCTAACGACCAACTCCGCGAACGCCCGCCGTTCCTCCCGCGAGAGCGCCGTGAACTCCCCCGTGGTCCCGAGCGCGAACAGGCCGTGCACGCCGTGACGGATCAGCCACTCAAGGTGGCGGACGTTCGCCGCCTCATCGATGCCGCCGCGCTCGTCGAACAGGGTGACGACGGGCACGATCACGCCGCTGAGCCGTTCCGACGCCTCCGCGCGGGCGTCCTGGGACGAGCGAAGATACCCCGTCACGAGCTCGCGCGCCTCCGGTGCGCGCTCGTCAGGGACGAGGAGATCACCCCACACGCCGGTCGCGCGTTCCACGACCTCGCCGTACCCGGGAATCTGGCGGGACCGGAGCACCACCGGGATGCCGGCTTCCTCGAGCAGACCCTGGAGCATCAGCGCCTCGGCCTCGTCGTGCGCCTTGTGCACGGTCTTCATCGCATGGCCTCCTGCTTGATCGCGAGCCAGAGCCGGTACACCTCGTTCCGCCGAAGCCCGCTGGTGCGCGCCGCACGGCGCACAGCCTGAAACGGCGCTTGCCCCTCGGCCAGCGCCGCCCGGAGCGTGGCACGGGCGGCCTCCTCGGCGTGCGTCGCGGCTTCATCCGAGGGGGGCGTCGCCGACGGCGCGCGAGCGATTGCGGGCGCCGCCTCGACCACGAGCGTGAATTCGCCCCGGGGCGGATGTAACGAAAAATGTTCAAGGGCTTCGCGCACGCGCCCCCGCCACACCTCTTCGTGCATCTTTGTCAACTCGCGCGCCACGGCGATCCGGCGGTCGCCCCACACCTCGCTCAGGGCGGCGAGCGTCTTTCGCAGGCGGTGGGGAGCCTCATACAGCACCAGGGTGTGTGGGAGGGTGCGGGCAGCCTCGAGGGCGCGCCGCCGCTCAGCCGACCCGACCGGAAGAAACCCCAGGAACGTGACCGGCGCGGTCGGGAACCCCGACACGACGAGGGCGGCAAGCAGCGCGCTCGGGCCCGGGACCGGGACGACCGGGACGCCCGCGGCCGCCGCGGCGGCGATCAGCGTCGTCCCGGGATCGCTCAGCCCCGGCGTGCCGGCGTCCGACACGAGCGCGATCGAGTCGCCGCCGCGCAGGCGCGCGATGAACTCGGGGATCCGCGCGACCTCGTTGTGTTCGTGCAGGCTGATCAGGTGACCCGGGATGTCGTGATGGGCCAGCAGTTTCCGCGTGTGCCGGGTATCTTCGGCCGCAATGACCGCCGCCTCGCGGAGCACACGCAGCGCGCGAAGCGTAATATCCTCAAGGTTCCCGATCGGGGTCGCCACGAGATAGAGCGTACCCGGCCCGGCCTGCGTCACGTTCTCACTATAGCAAAATGAGCGACCCCGGCGGGGCAGGGGCGCGTGCGGTCGGCCCGGACGCCCGCTATCCGGGGGCGCGGCCCCCCTCGGCATGGGCGCGGTGGCGCTCGTAGTACCGCCGCGCCTTGGCTCGATTGCCGCACCCCTTCATGTCGCACCACCGCCGCGTCCGATTCCGGCTCAGGTCCATGAACAGCCAGTCGCAGTCGGCGCCCGCGCACCGTCGGACGCGGCGCAGGTCGGGCGAGGTCAGGAGGTCCGCCGCGGAGTGGACGACGGGCCACACGATGCGCTCGAGCGCGTCCCTGTCGTCCGCCCACGCCCACGCGAACCCTTCCGGCGTCTTGACGATGCGATGGTGCTGCAACGCCTCCGACAGCGCCGAATTTAGCAGCTCGACATCGACCCGCTCGGGGGCGCGGAGATCCTCCACCGACGCAGAGAAGATCCGGAACAGCGCCTCTCGGAGCCGCAGCGCTTCGGCGAGCACGCCTCCGGCGTCGCGCGGACGGCGTTCCGCGGCCTGGGCGAGCCGGTCGGCGACGTCGTACGTGATTGCTCCCGATTGCCGGCCCCAGGACACCAAGTCCTCGTAGGAACGCAGGCGCTCCGTCGGACGCGCGCGTGAACCGCTGACAGTATCAACGAAATTCAAGCACAACGACCCACCCGAGAGATCGAAGACGTATTCCTGCGATTGTCGTGCTTCGTCCGTTGTCATGATCCCGCCTCGCCGCCGGCATGGGAGTCTCCGGCCGGGCCCCAAACTGACATCACGTTCAAAGTTGTGTTCGCAATATAACCTTCAATTTGCTATTGACAAGTTATCATATCCGTACTACGATGTCACTAGCAAAACGAGTATAGCAGGTTATACGCTAGGTGCGCAAGGGGTCGGGTTGGCCGTGTCGAGGGGCACGAGGTTTCGCGCCAGGAATCGGATAGATCCAACTCGGGCGAGAGCGGTATGCTCGGAGGCGGACGGCTAGACATACATCAGTGGTATATGATATATTCAATGTCATCACATATCAGGAGAATATGATGCATCAGTACGTGAACAGCGGTGAGCCGGAGGTGGCTGCGATGAGCATCGATCTCAACGACACGCACGTACGGGAGTGGATGGCGGCGGCGTTGCCTGCGATTACACCCCGGACCACGATCGGGACCGCAC is part of the bacterium genome and harbors:
- a CDS encoding dihydrodipicolinate synthase family protein; translation: MKTVHKAHDEAEALMLQGLLEEAGIPVVLRSRQIPGYGEVVERATGVWGDLLVPDERAPEARELVTGYLRSSQDARAEASERLSGVIVPVVTLFDERGGIDEAANVRHLEWLIRHGVHGLFALGTTGEFTALSREERRAFAELVVSTAGGRVPVLIGVSSPWTDEAIAYAEHAEEIGARGVVAVLPYYWVPPDRSIYEHFRLLSVGTSLPVYIYNFPALTGRNIPPKLVARLVADRPNIAGIKDTVDSIAHIQETLTLARAVRPDFTVLCGMDYHLLNTMLIGGDGCVPGSANFFPDAFVRVYAAAAAGRLTDAAEDARTLAPIPTVYGEDAPAFVIVKEAMVMAGLIPHATTRPPALPLTDDERRRLSRGLTDMGVLG
- a CDS encoding homoserine dehydrogenase encodes the protein MTPRRPAADELRIGLLGCGTVGAAVVRLLRTNGEEIRRRTGLTLRVVRIAVAHPEKSRGIVFDPGVLTGNAADVVADARVDCVAEVMGGIEPARALLLDAIERGKSVVTANKQLIARHGPELFGAAARAGVDLRLEASVGAGLPVIQPLKESLAANRVSELWGILNGTTNYILTKMADEGWEFDRALEDAQRRGFAEADPSDDVDGHDAAAKLAILATIAFHTPVRADDVYREGIRRVTTQDIAFARELGFAVKLLAIARDYDGRVEAHVHPAFLPLGHPLAAIRNELNALFVRGDFAGEVMTVGRGAGGDPTASAVVADLIDVARNRSAGAHGRVGWSALTSRPIRPIEETASPFYLLMQVTDRPGVFARIATIFGEEGVSIASIVQKSRGHAAEIIMVTHTALETQMRRVLSRLGELDVLHSVRSAIRVVGEV
- a CDS encoding ABATE domain-containing protein, translating into MTTDEARQSQEYVFDLSGGSLCLNFVDTVSGSRARPTERLRSYEDLVSWGRQSGAITYDVADRLAQAAERRPRDAGGVLAEALRLREALFRIFSASVEDLRAPERVDVELLNSALSEALQHHRIVKTPEGFAWAWADDRDALERIVWPVVHSAADLLTSPDLRRVRRCAGADCDWLFMDLSRNRTRRWCDMKGCGNRAKARRYYERHRAHAEGGRAPG
- the thrB gene encoding homoserine kinase translates to MITVRVPATSANLGPGFDAVGLALRLHNTLELWAADAPLIDVEGEGRETLPRNASHLAHRAATAVVDRAGRARGTTAPRAFGIRQHNRIPLARGLGSSAAAIVGGALAANALLGDPLDRQALLDLATEIEGHPDNVAAALLGGLVVCAGTPSGVRAMRLAPPPLSVVAAVPDFAVSTGEARRLLPSRVPFDDAVFNVTRTALLVAALSGGRPDLLGDATEDRLHQPYRAALIPGLTEVFAAARRAGANGVALSGSGPTVLAFGGPPGVGPAMAEAFGAAGVRCRTLDLQIDTEGAVVETRA
- the thrC gene encoding threonine synthase — translated: MDASAPGRAGAPQRWRGVIEEYRPYLSVTAGTPVVTLLEGGTPLVRADRLARHLPDVTLYLKYEGTNPTGSFKDRGMTMAISKAVEEGSRAVVCASTGNTSASAAAYAARAGLLCFVVVPAGGVALGKIVQALAHGARVVPIEGSFDDALGIVREGAPRFRLTLVNSVNPYRIEGQKTGAFEVCDALGRAPDVLAIPVGNAGNITAYWRGFTEYHGAGRIASRPRMWGFQAAGAAPFVLGRPVEHPETVASAIRIGRPASWDGAKTAVRESGGAFEAVTDEELLTARTLLAREEGLFVEPSSAAPIAGLLKRARQGRLPAGLVIVSVLTGHGLKDPEAVLRTERRPEPVPATMEALEHLVEAALAAR
- a CDS encoding ABC transporter substrate-binding protein; this encodes MVGSRPRTRIRLTALRAVSLLVTMALLVPVTMLLPRPSAGAPVATLTMARNADMLTWDPYPTGDDPSIFTQMVVYDRLVKLAPSNRDVQPELATSWKMSPDGLTATFTLRQGVKFSDGTPLTADDVVLSLTRAIDQKSEWGFLFSPVKSVTKVDDRTIALHMSEPFAPLLAALSTFAASIYSKANYDKYGQAMTQHPLGTGAFALESWQKGSQLTLVKNQNYWQPGKPTIDRIVMRVVGDDNTRVLQLQSGQVDLIDFVPPNQVKQIRGVGQKVYAVDGTAVLRYTLNETIKPLDEVNVRAALAHAIDREAVAKNVYFGLATVAKSLLPATTLYYDPNADPMTYDLAKAKAFLAKSSVPGGFTLTVQLPAGNQTLLDAATIWGNGLKQIGVTLKIEQVETTTLIQLRNAEHYSVFNAAWTNDTPDPDELMGVAMDFKSQHAAHTFYNNAQAQQLVAQARRELDPKKRQALYTQLQRIENRDAPQIYVVDVPRLYASSPSVVGFAPNSQGKYGFENVSKR
- the rsmI gene encoding 16S rRNA (cytidine(1402)-2'-O)-methyltransferase translates to MTQAGPGTLYLVATPIGNLEDITLRALRVLREAAVIAAEDTRHTRKLLAHHDIPGHLISLHEHNEVARIPEFIARLRGGDSIALVSDAGTPGLSDPGTTLIAAAAAAGVPVVPVPGPSALLAALVVSGFPTAPVTFLGFLPVGSAERRRALEAARTLPHTLVLYEAPHRLRKTLAALSEVWGDRRIAVARELTKMHEEVWRGRVREALEHFSLHPPRGEFTLVVEAAPAIARAPSATPPSDEAATHAEEAARATLRAALAEGQAPFQAVRRAARTSGLRRNEVYRLWLAIKQEAMR
- a CDS encoding aspartate kinase, whose product is MGLIVQKFGGTSVADADRVNHVARRVVATQAAGHRVVVVVSAPGDMTDDLVEMARRITDRPPAREMDMLLATGEQVSIALLAMAIHAQGREAISLTGGQARIRTERVHTRARIVDVDRRRIDQELAADRIVIVAGFQGITDDAEITTLGRGGSDTTAVALASALGADLCQIYTDVEGVFTADPRVVPDARKLREISYDEMLEMASSGALVLQTRAAELAKQYRVPLEVRSSFVDREGTMVTDGSMERRRVVTGITHDRKVAKITATGVGDRPGAAHTIFRAVAARHVNVNMIIQSVPRSERADISFTVGASDMIAAVEAVRAVAAEVGAAEVLADDQVAMVSAVGAGMISNPGVAARMFGALAAAGINIELIATSEIKVSCVIRAADVERAVQALHQEFELERE